One region of Desulfovibrio sp. JC022 genomic DNA includes:
- a CDS encoding sialidase family protein, producing the protein MSDKRPRLSISIIDSKRITPQEWDGYQSFPTITDVNGELLVGFRRAVNISEDLRQRMDHGMAGDIYTTRSTDGGITFEHPQLIISHAQDQTNEHDALVTHLGDGKVLLISRTHTSQLRRNYFSLSTDGGKTFPPRRPLDLPGGEWASFGHFIPSLDDESTFIGSFYNGPGCGTFRLNPETGKISQQSYIYEYFPEYRLNETSIARLPSGRILALMRQQPCMEGLFKSHSDDDGKTWSTPAPIGLYGEAPTIKVLPDGRILDIYRGMIRKNPKCRVALTISEDEGATWSHPQTLAWYKGGRFHGGYGDLAVNGEGQIIAVYYISRKHEGPVVERMVLEI; encoded by the coding sequence ATGAGTGACAAGCGTCCCAGACTTTCCATCTCCATCATCGACAGCAAACGGATCACCCCGCAGGAATGGGACGGCTACCAATCCTTCCCGACCATCACCGATGTGAACGGCGAACTGCTGGTGGGATTCCGCAGGGCGGTAAATATCAGCGAAGACCTGCGCCAGAGAATGGACCACGGCATGGCCGGAGATATCTACACCACCCGCTCAACTGACGGCGGCATAACTTTTGAACATCCGCAGCTGATCATCAGCCACGCCCAAGACCAGACCAACGAACATGACGCACTGGTCACCCATCTGGGTGACGGCAAGGTGCTACTCATCTCACGCACCCATACTTCGCAGTTGCGGCGCAACTATTTCTCCTTGAGCACTGACGGCGGTAAAACATTTCCACCCCGCAGACCGCTGGACCTGCCCGGTGGCGAATGGGCTTCCTTCGGCCATTTCATTCCAAGCTTGGATGATGAAAGCACATTCATCGGCTCATTTTACAACGGTCCCGGCTGCGGCACCTTCCGCTTAAACCCCGAAACTGGGAAAATTTCCCAGCAATCATACATTTACGAATACTTCCCGGAATACCGGCTCAATGAAACATCCATCGCCCGCCTGCCATCAGGGAGAATACTGGCTCTCATGCGTCAGCAGCCCTGCATGGAAGGCCTGTTCAAATCCCACTCGGATGATGACGGAAAAACATGGTCCACCCCGGCCCCAATCGGACTTTACGGGGAAGCCCCTACCATCAAAGTCCTGCCTGACGGGCGTATTCTGGACATCTACCGGGGCATGATCCGCAAAAACCCGAAATGCCGCGTAGCCCTGACCATATCCGAAGACGAGGGCGCAACATGGAGCCATCCCCAGACATTAGCATGGTACAAGGGCGGAAGATTCCACGGCGGTTACGGCGATCTGGCCGTTAACGGCGAGGGACAGATCATTGCGGTTTACTATATTTCAAGAAAGCATGAGGGGCCTGTGGTTGAACGGATGGTTCTTGAGATATGA
- a CDS encoding CDP-glycerol glycerophosphotransferase family protein: protein MVKSPVMLSTTPNIGTDGYPLKRSPYVQTLIHIFHSISDTSNYHLGALDHYDVAILAGKHEERALRTVEKKRGLKAKKLVALGVPYLDLLHQQVSKKNKAEQNSVLIAPSWGSKGCFAEYGTDFVKDLCRAGFNITIRLHPQSYISEPGKVKEWEQSLTDCDGIAWDTNLLGTDSMEKSSILISDSSSIRYDYAFLYSKPVITLSIPLENRQEYESVYQDEVWSEKSSSEIGRVVDKTNIKQLPELISKTINEYSPEDLARFRDKSIANFGCSSAAIVKFIINNYLKD, encoded by the coding sequence ATGGTCAAATCTCCGGTCATGCTTTCCACTACCCCCAACATCGGGACAGATGGGTATCCCTTAAAAAGGTCTCCTTATGTCCAGACCCTTATCCACATATTTCATTCCATAAGCGATACTTCCAACTACCATCTGGGAGCCTTAGACCACTATGATGTGGCCATTCTGGCTGGCAAACATGAAGAAAGAGCCCTACGGACAGTTGAGAAAAAACGCGGACTCAAGGCCAAAAAGCTTGTTGCCCTTGGAGTTCCGTATCTGGATCTGCTCCACCAGCAGGTTTCTAAAAAAAACAAAGCTGAGCAAAATTCCGTACTGATCGCTCCCTCGTGGGGCAGCAAAGGCTGTTTTGCCGAATATGGAACTGACTTTGTCAAAGACCTTTGCAGGGCAGGATTCAATATCACCATCCGGCTTCATCCCCAGTCGTATATTTCCGAACCCGGCAAAGTTAAAGAATGGGAACAAAGCCTTACCGACTGTGACGGGATAGCATGGGACACAAATCTCCTTGGAACTGACTCAATGGAGAAATCTTCCATTCTCATTTCAGACAGTTCATCCATCAGATATGACTATGCCTTTTTATATTCCAAGCCGGTCATAACTCTCTCTATTCCACTGGAGAATAGACAAGAGTACGAATCAGTGTATCAGGATGAAGTATGGTCTGAAAAATCATCATCTGAAATAGGCAGAGTTGTAGACAAAACAAACATAAAACAACTCCCGGAATTAATTTCCAAAACCATCAATGAATACAGCCCGGAAGACCTTGCTCGATTCAGGGATAAATCCATAGCAAATTTCGGCTGCTCCTCCGCAGCTATCGTCAAATTTATTATCAACAACTACCTCAAGGATTAA
- the aepX gene encoding phosphoenolpyruvate mutase, with the protein MKVYVGMSADLVHPGHMNILNIAASYGDVVVGLLTDKAIASYKRLPFMTYEQREMIIKNIKGVTEVIPQHTLDYVENLEKVRPDFVVHGDDWKTGPQKQTRERVIATISQWDGKLIEPAYTEGISSTQLNGMLKEIGVSPVTRQQRLKRLLANKPVVRVLEAHSGLSGLIVENASVKKDGRSVEFDAIWESSLTDSTMKGKPDIEAVDTTSRLQTINEIFEVTTKPMIYDGDTGGKPEHLAFTVRSLERLGVSAIVIEDKVGLKKNSLFGTDVEQHQASIEDFCHKIETGKKSQVGEDFMIFARIESLIFNKPVDDALERATAYLGAGADGVMIHTKDKSEKDIVDFCHRYQELGHTAPIIAVPSSYNKVYEQQLVDAGVKIVIYANHLLRAAYPAMMEVAKEILRNERSFECNDTCMSIKEILELIPGTK; encoded by the coding sequence ATGAAAGTTTATGTAGGAATGAGCGCAGACCTTGTCCACCCCGGCCACATGAATATACTTAACATTGCCGCTTCTTATGGAGACGTAGTTGTCGGACTGCTTACCGACAAGGCAATCGCCAGTTACAAACGGCTCCCTTTCATGACTTATGAACAGCGCGAAATGATCATAAAAAACATCAAAGGAGTTACCGAGGTAATTCCCCAGCACACACTGGATTACGTTGAAAACCTTGAAAAAGTGCGCCCGGATTTTGTTGTCCACGGAGACGACTGGAAGACTGGACCGCAAAAACAGACCAGAGAAAGGGTAATTGCCACGATCTCCCAATGGGACGGCAAACTCATAGAACCGGCCTACACCGAAGGCATCAGTTCAACCCAGCTCAACGGCATGCTCAAGGAAATAGGAGTATCACCCGTTACCCGGCAGCAGAGATTAAAACGGCTCCTTGCGAACAAGCCCGTTGTCCGGGTGCTTGAAGCCCACAGCGGACTGAGCGGACTGATTGTGGAAAATGCTTCGGTCAAGAAGGATGGTCGCTCAGTTGAATTTGATGCCATCTGGGAAAGCAGCCTCACCGACTCCACCATGAAGGGGAAGCCCGACATTGAAGCAGTTGATACCACTTCACGCTTGCAGACCATCAACGAAATTTTCGAAGTGACCACCAAACCCATGATTTACGACGGTGACACCGGAGGTAAACCGGAACATCTGGCCTTCACTGTCCGTTCGCTTGAGCGGCTTGGGGTTTCGGCAATTGTCATTGAAGACAAAGTGGGCCTCAAAAAGAACTCCCTGTTTGGGACTGATGTGGAACAACATCAAGCTTCCATTGAAGATTTCTGCCATAAGATTGAAACAGGTAAAAAAAGTCAGGTCGGGGAGGATTTCATGATCTTTGCCAGAATTGAAAGCCTGATCTTCAACAAACCAGTGGACGATGCCCTTGAAAGAGCCACGGCTTACCTTGGTGCAGGGGCAGACGGGGTCATGATTCACACAAAAGACAAGTCTGAAAAGGACATTGTTGATTTCTGTCACCGCTATCAGGAACTCGGGCATACCGCCCCTATCATTGCTGTCCCTTCCAGCTACAATAAAGTCTACGAACAACAACTCGTTGATGCCGGTGTAAAAATTGTAATCTACGCCAACCACCTGCTGCGGGCCGCCTATCCGGCTATGATGGAAGTAGCCAAAGAAATACTTAGAAACGAGCGGTCATTTGAGTGCAACGACACCTGCATGAGTATTAAAGAAATTCTCGAACTCATACCCGGAACCAAATAA
- the aepY gene encoding phosphonopyruvate decarboxylase: protein MIDPLFFLKKCKDNGFSTFYGVPDSTLKHFCTAATDDKELQHTICVNEGAAIGAAIGYHLSTAGAPVVYMQNSGLGNAVNPLTSLVAKEVYSIPMLLIVGWRGEPGVKDEPQHAFQGVITPAMLENLQIDYAVLDKDSDIEKELQKANAFFQEHDRPYALLVKKGTFSKYKSVTGTIKDYPLSRQRTIECLVKAQNADNVIVSTTGMASRELFHIRKENNISHATDFLTVGGMGHASSIALGIAANAPEKQVICLDGDGACLMHLGSLATIGSSGIDNLLHIVINNGEHGSTGGQPTVSREVDLCQIAKACGYSSVARIETEEELKARLADAEGLCFLEVMTNNHKLKEIGRPTSTPLQNKKKFMGNF from the coding sequence ATGATTGATCCTCTTTTTTTCTTAAAAAAATGTAAGGACAACGGATTCAGCACCTTTTACGGAGTGCCGGACTCCACTCTGAAACACTTCTGCACCGCTGCAACTGACGACAAAGAATTACAGCACACCATATGTGTAAACGAAGGTGCAGCCATCGGGGCAGCCATAGGCTACCACCTGTCCACAGCTGGAGCACCGGTTGTATATATGCAGAATTCAGGCCTTGGTAACGCAGTGAATCCTTTGACATCGCTGGTTGCCAAAGAAGTCTACTCCATCCCCATGCTGCTCATCGTGGGCTGGAGAGGTGAACCGGGAGTCAAAGATGAACCGCAACACGCCTTCCAAGGGGTAATAACCCCGGCAATGCTGGAGAATCTCCAGATCGATTATGCCGTGCTCGATAAGGATTCAGACATTGAAAAAGAGCTTCAAAAAGCCAACGCTTTTTTTCAAGAACACGACCGTCCGTATGCCCTGCTGGTAAAAAAAGGTACATTCTCAAAATATAAAAGTGTAACCGGGACGATCAAAGATTATCCGCTCAGCAGACAAAGAACCATTGAGTGTCTGGTAAAAGCACAGAACGCAGACAATGTCATTGTTTCCACCACCGGAATGGCTTCAAGGGAACTCTTCCATATCAGGAAAGAAAACAACATTTCACACGCAACAGACTTCCTGACCGTAGGCGGTATGGGACATGCCTCGTCCATCGCATTGGGGATAGCAGCCAATGCGCCGGAAAAGCAGGTCATCTGCCTTGACGGTGACGGAGCATGTTTGATGCATCTCGGTTCCCTTGCGACCATAGGCTCAAGCGGCATAGATAACCTGCTCCACATTGTTATCAATAACGGTGAACACGGCTCCACCGGAGGCCAGCCCACAGTTTCCCGTGAAGTTGATCTCTGCCAGATAGCCAAAGCCTGCGGCTACAGCTCAGTTGCCAGAATTGAAACCGAAGAAGAACTAAAGGCCCGGTTGGCTGACGCTGAAGGACTTTGCTTTCTGGAAGTTATGACCAACAACCATAAGTTAAAAGAGATAGGACGTCCGACGAGCACTCCGCTGCAAAACAAAAAAAAGTTCATGGGTAATTTCTAA
- a CDS encoding phosphonoacetaldehyde reductase: MKVFTGNGCLKQLLNEIKTRQYRKILVVTGKSSFDKSGLKEKLISEFQGSELTFFSEFSPNVKFEESYAGCEKIKSSDIKAVFAIGGGSVIDMGKTISLNPGSREGLRQMVLGQKEIHETLPFYCAPTTAGSGSEATHFAVIYMDGQKYSLAHEKLIPLGVAVDPELSVSMPPYLTACSGFDALSQAIESYWANGATEQSREYAARAISLILPALENAILSPAPESRQDMALGAHYAGKAINLSKTTAPHAFSYYLTSAYGIPHGHAVAIFTGLFFKINQGAIPSGLYKIMNCDSAEACYNLWYEMMDHCQLEYRMEKLGIPETECENIISYVNLERLKNNPVILDKEDLLTNLKKIYHSA; encoded by the coding sequence ATGAAGGTTTTCACAGGCAACGGCTGTCTAAAACAACTTCTGAACGAGATTAAAACACGACAATACCGAAAGATTCTCGTTGTTACAGGAAAATCCTCTTTTGATAAATCAGGGCTGAAAGAGAAGTTGATTTCCGAATTTCAGGGAAGCGAGCTTACTTTCTTCTCGGAATTCTCGCCCAACGTTAAATTTGAAGAAAGTTATGCCGGCTGTGAAAAGATAAAATCCTCTGATATTAAGGCAGTGTTTGCTATTGGCGGAGGAAGTGTAATCGATATGGGCAAGACCATCTCCCTGAACCCCGGAAGCAGGGAAGGGTTGCGGCAGATGGTTCTCGGGCAGAAGGAGATTCATGAAACACTGCCCTTTTATTGCGCCCCCACAACAGCAGGATCAGGAAGCGAGGCCACCCACTTTGCTGTAATATACATGGACGGTCAAAAGTACTCGCTCGCCCATGAAAAACTTATCCCGCTCGGAGTTGCTGTCGACCCGGAACTCTCAGTGTCCATGCCGCCATACCTGACAGCCTGCTCCGGTTTTGACGCCCTGAGTCAGGCCATTGAATCATATTGGGCAAACGGAGCTACTGAGCAAAGCAGGGAATATGCCGCAAGAGCAATCTCTCTGATTCTTCCTGCTCTGGAAAATGCAATACTCAGCCCCGCCCCGGAAAGCAGGCAGGACATGGCCTTGGGCGCGCACTATGCTGGCAAGGCAATCAACCTGAGTAAGACCACCGCTCCGCACGCTTTTTCATACTACCTGACCTCCGCTTACGGAATTCCCCACGGACACGCAGTAGCAATATTTACCGGACTCTTTTTCAAAATCAACCAAGGCGCAATACCCAGCGGGCTGTATAAAATCATGAACTGCGATTCAGCTGAGGCATGTTACAACTTATGGTACGAAATGATGGATCACTGCCAGCTTGAATATCGCATGGAAAAGCTCGGTATTCCTGAGACAGAGTGCGAAAACATAATCAGTTACGTCAATCTGGAAAGATTAAAGAATAATCCGGTTATTTTAGATAAGGAAGATTTGCTAACTAATCTCAAAAAAATCTATCACTCCGCATAA